The following coding sequences lie in one Steroidobacter denitrificans genomic window:
- a CDS encoding MarR family winged helix-turn-helix transcriptional regulator, with protein MSEQNRSTTRQSMSNPVDPLRLEHFLPYRLSVLSSLISRRIADVCEREFGLSISQWRIMAVLACYPDLSAGEVAERSAMDKVAVSRGVNTLLASRRLMRSYDKEDRRRSMLRLSPIGHAVYKRIAPMALNYEQSLLDSLSPADRRTFGRLIDVLTECAKTSAGLSLESAPAGGMVRSA; from the coding sequence GTGAGCGAACAGAACCGCAGCACCACCCGCCAGTCCATGAGCAATCCCGTGGACCCGTTGCGCCTGGAGCATTTCCTGCCTTATCGTCTGTCGGTGCTCTCCAGCCTGATCAGCAGGCGTATTGCCGATGTCTGCGAACGCGAGTTCGGCCTGTCGATCTCCCAATGGAGAATCATGGCCGTACTGGCATGCTACCCCGATCTGTCTGCGGGGGAGGTGGCCGAGCGCAGCGCAATGGACAAGGTGGCGGTCAGCAGAGGGGTCAACACCCTGCTCGCCTCACGGCGCCTGATGCGCAGCTACGACAAGGAAGACCGGCGTCGCTCCATGCTGCGGCTCTCGCCCATAGGTCATGCCGTATACAAACGAATCGCTCCCATGGCGCTGAACTATGAACAGTCGCTGCTCGATTCTCTCAGCCCGGCCGATCGCCGCACATTCGGACGGCTCATCGACGTGTTGACGGAATGTGCCAAAACATCGGCCGGCCTATCGCTGGAATCCGCTCCGGCTGGCGGCATGGTTCGTTCCGCCTAG
- a CDS encoding tellurite resistance/C4-dicarboxylate transporter family protein, protein MQTHSCHSNPASSAAATRTMERTCASAVANWLRRMLADLYPGCFAFVMATGIISNVLLFTGHRLPSDLLFAVNIAAYPWLLALTMLRVIRFWPRIWQDLTDPRLVFSFFTLVAAGNVLGVGIYQRGFTTLALAMWMFALSVWLLLIYFSFSVLTFLNTAHRANVVHGGWLIAIVGTESLVILGTLVAPDLGSLSQSMFVLLHMLWGVGLVLYGIFITLFAYRIFFHDVGPDDVTPLLWVVMGAAAISTNAGSTLILAENGMPFLQAMRPFIDGTTLVLWAWGTWWIPLLIILGVWKHGFRRVPLTYTPMFWSLVFPLGMYAAASRQLSLAADFPALHSISRVMVWIALAVWAATASGLALAARREFRIARTT, encoded by the coding sequence ATGCAAACTCACTCATGTCATTCGAACCCGGCATCGTCCGCCGCCGCAACCCGTACCATGGAGCGCACCTGCGCATCCGCCGTGGCGAATTGGCTGCGCCGCATGCTCGCGGATCTTTATCCCGGCTGTTTTGCCTTCGTCATGGCCACCGGGATCATCTCCAACGTGCTGCTGTTCACCGGGCACCGGTTACCGTCGGATCTTCTGTTCGCTGTGAACATCGCCGCCTATCCCTGGCTGCTCGCCCTGACGATGCTGCGGGTCATCCGCTTCTGGCCGCGTATCTGGCAAGACCTGACGGATCCGCGCCTGGTGTTCTCCTTCTTTACGCTGGTGGCCGCCGGCAACGTGCTCGGTGTCGGCATCTACCAGCGCGGCTTCACGACGCTGGCGCTGGCAATGTGGATGTTCGCTTTATCGGTATGGCTGCTACTCATCTATTTCAGCTTCTCCGTGCTGACCTTTCTCAATACCGCTCACCGCGCAAACGTGGTCCACGGCGGCTGGCTCATCGCGATCGTCGGAACGGAGTCCCTGGTCATCCTCGGTACCCTCGTCGCACCGGATCTAGGCAGTCTGTCGCAGAGCATGTTCGTCCTGCTGCACATGCTATGGGGCGTTGGCCTGGTGCTTTACGGTATTTTCATCACCTTGTTCGCCTACCGCATCTTTTTCCACGATGTCGGACCTGACGATGTCACCCCATTGCTGTGGGTGGTCATGGGCGCCGCCGCCATCAGCACCAATGCGGGATCGACTCTCATTCTCGCCGAGAACGGCATGCCGTTTCTGCAAGCGATGCGGCCGTTCATCGACGGCACGACGCTGGTTTTGTGGGCCTGGGGTACCTGGTGGATTCCGCTGCTGATCATTCTCGGCGTATGGAAGCACGGCTTTCGCCGCGTGCCTCTAACCTATACGCCGATGTTCTGGAGCCTGGTTTTTCCCCTAGGCATGTACGCTGCCGCGAGCCGCCAGTTATCGCTGGCGGCTGATTTTCCTGCTCTGCATTCAATATCGCGTGTAATGGTCTGGATCGCGCTGGCCGTATGGGCCGCGACGGCATCAGGGCTCGCCCTGGCTGCACGACGCGAGTTCCGCATTGCCCGAACCACATAA
- a CDS encoding outer membrane beta-barrel protein — MMNQKKTCWMSKIAAQALVLGCVPATAALAADPGFYFGISGGLATFDLPSRGSLDAELEEEGFLLESSSLDDDDKAWGLQVGYRWNSYVAAEVGYANFGTAEYRATDGIDGNLSLRVRSSGPTLSVLGMLPVAERFDLHARAGVYFADTRVRYREAGFDIGEDYSEGSKSSSENPFLGIGAAWNINDSYALRVEYQRFFDVGKDDIGKFDIDLLSFSVLFR; from the coding sequence ATGATGAATCAAAAGAAGACTTGCTGGATGTCGAAGATCGCGGCGCAGGCACTGGTGCTGGGCTGTGTCCCGGCGACCGCGGCCCTGGCGGCGGACCCCGGTTTTTATTTCGGTATCAGCGGCGGCCTGGCCACGTTCGACCTGCCATCCAGGGGCAGCCTCGATGCGGAGCTCGAAGAAGAAGGCTTCCTATTGGAATCCTCCTCCCTGGATGATGACGACAAGGCCTGGGGACTGCAGGTGGGCTATCGCTGGAACTCCTATGTGGCCGCGGAGGTCGGCTATGCGAACTTCGGCACCGCCGAGTATCGGGCCACGGATGGTATCGACGGCAATCTGTCGCTACGTGTGCGCAGTTCCGGTCCCACCCTGTCGGTGCTGGGCATGCTGCCTGTGGCCGAGCGCTTCGATCTGCATGCTCGCGCAGGAGTGTATTTCGCCGATACCCGGGTGCGTTACCGGGAGGCAGGCTTTGACATCGGCGAAGACTATTCCGAGGGGAGTAAATCCAGCTCGGAGAATCCGTTCCTGGGCATCGGCGCCGCCTGGAACATCAACGACAGCTATGCGCTGCGCGTCGAGTATCAGCGCTTTTTCGATGTAGGCAAGGACGATATCGGTAAATTCGATATCGATCTGCTGAGTTTCAGCGTCCTGTTCCGCTGA
- a CDS encoding peptidylprolyl isomerase codes for MLEFKTSLGTFTVQLFDKQAPISVENFLKYADEGFFAGTVFHRVIPGFMVQGGGLTADLQNKRGHAPIKNEAANGLKNKRGTLAMARTNDIDSATSQFFVNLVDNDFLDHRPGNYGYAVFGRVDSGMEVIDAIAATKTGNQGMHQDVPVETITIESVRRIEAPGQD; via the coding sequence ATGCTCGAATTCAAGACTTCCCTCGGCACATTCACGGTGCAGCTGTTCGATAAACAAGCGCCGATCTCGGTCGAGAACTTCCTGAAATACGCCGATGAGGGTTTTTTCGCAGGCACCGTTTTTCATCGCGTCATCCCCGGCTTCATGGTGCAGGGCGGCGGACTCACAGCCGACCTGCAAAACAAGCGCGGCCACGCCCCGATCAAGAACGAAGCGGCCAACGGCCTCAAGAACAAGCGCGGCACACTGGCGATGGCGCGCACCAACGATATCGACAGCGCGACTTCGCAGTTTTTCGTCAACCTGGTCGACAACGACTTCCTGGATCATCGCCCGGGCAATTACGGCTATGCAGTGTTCGGCCGCGTCGATTCGGGAATGGAAGTGATCGACGCCATCGCCGCGACCAAGACCGGCAACCAGGGCATGCACCAGGACGTGCCGGTGGAAACGATCACCATCGAATCGGTGCGCAGGATCGAAGCACCCGGACAAGACTGA
- the prmC gene encoding peptide chain release factor N(5)-glutamine methyltransferase has protein sequence MNIADSPQTLGEALHAASALLARSSPSARLDAELLLEYVTGLSRTSFHATPERVLPASAGWSFQQLIKRRLKGEPVAYIRGQQAFWSLLLEVSPAVLIPRPETELVVERALAHLPPDSSGQIVDLGTGSGAIALALASERPTARVIGVDVSRKALDIAFRNAGRLQIGNVRFVQGSWFAPLAGERFALLTANPPYVAQDDPELAANVRRFEPELALIPGRTGMEALEQIIAQAPRHLTSGGWLILEHGWQQASAVRDRLVRGGFTHVRSYTDLAGHERVTEGLIEGLAAA, from the coding sequence ATGAATATCGCGGATTCCCCGCAAACACTCGGCGAAGCCCTGCACGCCGCCAGTGCGCTGCTGGCGCGCTCCTCGCCCTCGGCGCGTCTGGACGCCGAACTACTGCTGGAATATGTGACCGGACTGTCCAGAACCAGCTTTCACGCCACCCCCGAACGGGTGCTGCCGGCGAGCGCCGGCTGGTCGTTTCAGCAGCTGATCAAGCGCCGCCTGAAAGGAGAACCCGTGGCCTACATTCGCGGTCAGCAGGCTTTCTGGTCGCTGTTGCTGGAAGTTTCTCCGGCCGTGCTGATTCCACGGCCCGAGACGGAACTGGTGGTGGAACGGGCGCTGGCGCATCTGCCACCGGACAGCAGCGGGCAGATCGTCGACCTGGGGACGGGCAGCGGCGCCATCGCGCTGGCGCTGGCGAGCGAGCGGCCCACCGCGCGAGTGATCGGCGTGGATGTCTCCAGGAAAGCGCTCGATATCGCCTTTCGCAATGCAGGCCGGCTGCAGATCGGTAATGTCCGTTTTGTCCAAGGTTCATGGTTTGCGCCGCTGGCAGGCGAGCGTTTCGCCCTCCTAACCGCGAATCCGCCCTATGTCGCCCAGGACGATCCCGAACTGGCTGCGAACGTGCGTCGTTTCGAGCCGGAACTGGCGCTGATACCCGGACGCACCGGCATGGAAGCGCTGGAGCAGATCATTGCACAGGCGCCCCGGCATCTGACATCCGGCGGCTGGCTGATCCTGGAACATGGTTGGCAACAGGCGTCCGCGGTACGTGATCGGCTTGTGCGCGGCGGCTTCACTCACGTACGCTCGTATACTGACCTGGCCGGTCATGAGCGCGTCACCGAAGGCCTGATCGAAGGTCTGGCTGCCGCTTGA
- a CDS encoding trans-sulfuration enzyme family protein, with protein sequence MSFKSTDTFTSTSKPASGLRFSTRCIHAGQAPDPATGAVMPPIYTTSTYAQSSPGVHQGYEYSRTANPTRGAWERCIADLEGGTHGFAFASGMAATATLLELIDGGSHIVAMDDLYGGTFRLFERVRRRTANLEITFADLAQPGALEAAVRADTRMIWMESPTNPLLRLVDIAAVSAFARRQGILTVVDNTFASPWVQRPLELGADIVMHSATKYLNGHSDMIGGVAVTGDAALAEQIGFLQNAVGAVSGPFDSFLALRGLKTLALRMRQASESALRIADWLQAQPKVARVLYPGLPSHPQHALAKRQMRNGFSGIVTFFIKGGLDEARSFLEHCRLFTIAESLGGVESLVDHPGLMTHASIPPDKRQALGIDDTLIRLSVGIEDVEDLIEDLRNALGNVRD encoded by the coding sequence ATGTCTTTCAAATCGACCGACACGTTTACCTCTACGTCCAAGCCGGCATCCGGCCTGCGTTTTTCGACGCGCTGCATTCACGCGGGACAGGCGCCGGATCCCGCCACCGGGGCGGTGATGCCGCCGATTTATACGACCTCCACCTATGCGCAGAGCAGCCCGGGCGTGCACCAGGGCTACGAATATTCGCGCACCGCGAATCCGACCCGCGGCGCCTGGGAGCGTTGTATCGCTGATCTTGAAGGCGGCACGCATGGCTTCGCCTTTGCGTCGGGGATGGCGGCGACGGCGACCTTGCTGGAACTGATCGATGGGGGCAGCCACATCGTGGCGATGGATGATCTGTACGGCGGTACGTTCCGTTTGTTCGAGCGGGTACGCCGGCGTACGGCCAATCTGGAGATCACCTTCGCGGACCTGGCGCAGCCGGGGGCGCTGGAGGCTGCAGTGCGTGCCGATACGCGCATGATCTGGATGGAGTCACCGACCAATCCCTTGCTGCGGCTGGTGGATATCGCCGCCGTCTCGGCGTTCGCTCGCCGGCAGGGTATCTTGACTGTGGTCGACAATACCTTCGCGAGCCCCTGGGTGCAGCGCCCGCTGGAGTTGGGTGCGGACATCGTCATGCACTCGGCGACCAAGTACCTGAATGGGCATTCGGACATGATCGGCGGGGTGGCGGTGACCGGCGATGCCGCGTTGGCGGAGCAGATCGGTTTCCTGCAGAACGCGGTCGGCGCGGTGAGCGGGCCGTTCGACAGTTTTCTGGCCTTGCGGGGACTGAAGACCTTGGCGCTGCGCATGCGCCAGGCCAGCGAGAGCGCCCTGCGCATCGCGGACTGGCTGCAGGCGCAGCCGAAGGTGGCGCGGGTTCTATACCCGGGGCTGCCCAGCCATCCGCAACACGCGCTGGCAAAGCGTCAGATGCGCAACGGTTTCAGCGGCATCGTGACGTTTTTTATCAAGGGTGGCCTGGATGAGGCGCGCAGCTTCCTGGAGCATTGCCGGCTGTTCACAATCGCGGAAAGCCTGGGCGGCGTGGAAAGTCTGGTCGATCATCCGGGGCTGATGACGCATGCGTCCATCCCGCCGGACAAGCGCCAGGCACTGGGCATCGACGATACGCTGATCCGCCTGTCGGTCGGTATCGAGGACGTGGAGGATCTGATCGAGGATCTGCGCAATGCCTTGGGTAATGTCCGGGATTAA
- the ccoN gene encoding cytochrome-c oxidase, cbb3-type subunit I produces MKAVIQTPEAYDDHVIRLFLLAAAVWGIVGMSIGVLAATQLAWPALNFEVPWLTFSRIRANHTFGVIFAFGGSALMGSCYYVVQRTGHTRLALGKLALFTFWGWQLACVLAMATMPFGITQSKEYAEPEWFVDLLVAVVWVSFGTVFFATLARRRIRHIYVANWYYGAFIIAVGLLHIVNNLALPVSLTKSYPVYSGVVDAMVQWWYGHNAVAFFLTAGFLGMMYYFVPRQAQQPLWSYRFSIVNFWALISIYMWAGSHHLMYTALPDWVQSVGMAFSLVLLMPSLGSAANGLLTFNGAWDKLRTDPAVKFMVLALVFYAASTFEGSMLAIKSANSLSHYTDWTVAHVHSGAIGWVAMITIGSLYAMAPRALDRPAMHSKPAMELHFWLHTAGLLLYVASMWASGITAGLMWRATNPDGSLTYSFLASLIAIKPYYWIRAFGGLLILSGMVVMAWNLWHTAAMARAKLIKPILVPLPEHIPDPVEGQVPAPLPART; encoded by the coding sequence TTGAAAGCCGTCATACAAACCCCTGAAGCCTACGATGACCACGTCATACGTCTGTTCCTGCTGGCTGCGGCCGTGTGGGGTATCGTCGGGATGTCGATCGGGGTCCTGGCCGCGACCCAGCTCGCCTGGCCGGCATTGAATTTCGAGGTGCCCTGGCTCACATTCAGCCGCATCCGTGCGAATCATACATTCGGCGTGATTTTCGCGTTCGGCGGCTCGGCGCTGATGGGGTCCTGCTACTACGTCGTACAGCGCACCGGACACACGCGCCTGGCACTGGGCAAGCTGGCGCTGTTCACGTTCTGGGGTTGGCAGCTGGCATGCGTCCTGGCCATGGCGACGATGCCCTTCGGCATCACCCAGAGCAAGGAGTATGCCGAGCCGGAGTGGTTCGTAGACCTGCTGGTGGCGGTGGTGTGGGTGTCTTTCGGCACGGTGTTTTTCGCTACGCTGGCGCGGCGGCGCATTCGTCATATCTATGTGGCGAACTGGTATTACGGTGCCTTCATCATCGCCGTAGGCCTGCTGCACATCGTCAACAATCTCGCACTGCCCGTGTCCTTGACGAAGTCCTATCCGGTCTACTCGGGCGTCGTGGATGCCATGGTGCAGTGGTGGTACGGCCATAATGCGGTGGCTTTTTTCCTGACTGCCGGCTTCCTCGGGATGATGTATTACTTCGTGCCGCGCCAAGCGCAGCAGCCGCTGTGGAGCTACCGCTTTTCGATCGTCAATTTCTGGGCGCTGATCTCCATCTACATGTGGGCCGGCTCGCATCACCTGATGTACACCGCCCTGCCGGATTGGGTGCAATCGGTGGGCATGGCGTTTTCACTTGTCCTGCTGATGCCCAGCCTGGGTTCGGCGGCAAACGGCTTGCTGACGTTCAACGGCGCATGGGACAAGTTGCGCACCGATCCGGCAGTGAAATTCATGGTGCTGGCGCTGGTGTTCTATGCCGCCTCGACGTTCGAGGGGTCGATGCTGGCGATCAAATCGGCCAACTCGCTGTCGCATTACACGGACTGGACGGTTGCGCATGTGCATTCCGGAGCGATCGGCTGGGTGGCGATGATCACGATCGGTTCCTTGTATGCAATGGCGCCGCGGGCGCTGGATCGCCCGGCGATGCACTCCAAGCCGGCCATGGAACTGCATTTCTGGCTGCACACGGCGGGACTGCTGTTGTACGTGGCCTCGATGTGGGCGTCGGGCATTACCGCGGGATTGATGTGGCGCGCCACGAATCCGGATGGATCGTTGACCTACAGCTTCCTGGCGAGCTTGATCGCCATCAAGCCCTACTACTGGATTCGTGCCTTCGGCGGGCTGCTGATTCTTTCGGGAATGGTGGTGATGGCTTGGAACTTGTGGCATACCGCGGCGATGGCCCGGGCGAAGCTGATCAAGCCGATCCTGGTGCCGCTTCCGGAACATATCCCCGATCCGGTCGAAGGCCAGGTGCCTGCACCGCTGCCGGCACGTACCTGA
- the ccoO gene encoding cytochrome-c oxidase, cbb3-type subunit II: MRYKHFEAIEKRAGLLGVLTAVMVSLGGLAEITPLLIRAHSVTPPANVQPYDALRLAGKDVYVREGCYLCHSQMIRVLRFETQRYGEHSTADESIYDRPFQWGSKRTGPDLARIGGKYSDQWQRLHLLDPRSLVPESNMPAYPWLEKRQVDGLDVQARMRTLRRLGDPYTDEEIAVAPEAVAGKTEMDALVAYLQGLGLRSTASAEIAALQDDGADSETSGGAGTGAAP; the protein is encoded by the coding sequence TTGCGCTACAAACATTTCGAAGCGATCGAGAAGCGCGCGGGTCTGCTCGGCGTATTGACCGCGGTCATGGTGTCGCTCGGCGGACTGGCGGAGATCACCCCCTTGCTCATACGGGCACATTCGGTGACGCCGCCGGCGAACGTGCAACCCTATGACGCCCTGCGGCTGGCGGGCAAGGACGTCTATGTGCGCGAGGGCTGCTATTTGTGTCACTCGCAGATGATCCGTGTGCTGCGCTTCGAAACTCAGCGCTATGGCGAGCATTCCACCGCCGACGAGTCGATCTATGACCGGCCGTTCCAGTGGGGTTCCAAGCGTACGGGACCGGATCTGGCACGTATCGGCGGCAAGTATTCCGATCAGTGGCAGCGATTGCATCTACTCGATCCGCGGTCGCTGGTGCCGGAGTCGAACATGCCCGCCTATCCGTGGCTCGAGAAGCGCCAGGTCGACGGCCTCGACGTCCAGGCGCGCATGCGCACATTGCGTCGCCTGGGGGACCCCTATACGGATGAGGAAATCGCGGTGGCACCCGAAGCGGTCGCCGGCAAGACCGAGATGGATGCGCTGGTGGCCTACCTGCAAGGGTTGGGGCTGCGCTCCACGGCGTCTGCAGAAATCGCGGCGCTCCAGGATGATGGGGCGGACAGCGAAACTTCCGGGGGTGCCGGAACGGGAGCTGCGCCATGA
- a CDS encoding cbb3-type cytochrome oxidase subunit 3, with amino-acid sequence MSAFWGNFAGVVTVILMVCFIGIWVWAWRPRHRRVFDAMAQVPMGDALSLHDAVTAAPEASMNDSSGNGRMHEDATR; translated from the coding sequence ATGAGTGCGTTCTGGGGAAATTTCGCCGGGGTGGTTACGGTGATCCTGATGGTGTGTTTCATCGGTATCTGGGTGTGGGCCTGGCGGCCTCGTCATCGGCGGGTGTTCGATGCGATGGCTCAGGTGCCGATGGGCGATGCGCTGTCGCTGCACGATGCGGTGACCGCCGCGCCGGAGGCGTCGATGAATGACTCGAGCGGCAATGGCCGGATGCATGAGGACGCGACGCGATGA
- the ccoP gene encoding cytochrome-c oxidase, cbb3-type subunit III: protein MSTFWSAWVMFLVVLNLGITFFLFLWAPRVKIPVLPDGTTGHVWAHGALRESVRKLPTWWIGFSASMFLWGFIYLALYPGFGAFKGLLGWTSGAQLEQQVRVNDALREPILQRVRAGTVEALAGDAQVTAIGHTLFQENCAACHGSTGRGNTVLGAPNLVDDDWLYAGDGETILTSILDGRRGVMPAWGGALGREGVNQVAAYVLSLGGSEAPEDWVAAGQTHYATLCVACHGADGHGNPVLGAPNLTDDIWLYGGDFARIAETIRDGRAGEMPSLRARLGEDQARIIAAWVYAQSHAAAGNPPVDSSMDSPDGEPSSGAQPHEAG, encoded by the coding sequence ATGAGCACCTTCTGGTCCGCTTGGGTGATGTTCCTGGTGGTGCTCAATTTAGGCATCACTTTTTTCCTGTTCCTCTGGGCTCCGCGGGTCAAGATTCCGGTCTTGCCCGACGGCACGACCGGCCATGTGTGGGCGCATGGCGCCTTGCGCGAATCGGTGCGCAAGCTGCCGACCTGGTGGATAGGGTTCTCTGCCAGCATGTTTTTGTGGGGATTCATTTATCTGGCGCTGTATCCCGGCTTCGGGGCGTTCAAGGGTCTGCTGGGATGGACTTCGGGCGCGCAGCTAGAACAACAGGTACGTGTCAACGACGCGCTCAGGGAGCCGATATTGCAGCGCGTGCGCGCCGGCACGGTCGAGGCGCTGGCCGGTGATGCGCAGGTGACGGCCATCGGTCATACCTTGTTTCAGGAAAACTGCGCGGCCTGTCATGGCAGCACAGGGCGGGGCAACACCGTGTTAGGCGCGCCGAATCTCGTGGATGACGATTGGCTGTATGCCGGAGATGGAGAAACCATCCTGACCAGCATTCTGGATGGGCGCCGCGGCGTCATGCCGGCATGGGGCGGCGCCCTGGGGCGTGAAGGCGTGAACCAGGTGGCGGCCTATGTGCTGAGCCTGGGTGGAAGCGAGGCGCCCGAGGACTGGGTGGCAGCAGGCCAGACCCATTACGCGACATTGTGCGTCGCCTGCCACGGTGCCGATGGCCACGGCAATCCGGTGCTGGGCGCGCCGAATCTGACGGATGACATCTGGTTGTATGGCGGTGATTTCGCGCGAATCGCCGAGACCATCAGGGATGGGCGTGCCGGCGAAATGCCCTCCTTGCGGGCTCGCCTGGGCGAGGATCAGGCTCGCATCATTGCCGCCTGGGTCTATGCTCAATCGCACGCTGCCGCCGGCAATCCGCCGGTAGATTCGTCGATGGATTCACCGGACGGCGAACCGTCTTCCGGTGCGCAGCCGCACGAGGCCGGATGA
- the prfA gene encoding peptide chain release factor 1, giving the protein MKDSIRKKLETLAERHEEVSAMLADASVIADTARFRELSMEYARLEPVVSRYQGYMRTLIERSQAQDMVDGTDPELRELGREELASLDARIEREQEELAKLLLPKDIRDDSNIYLEIRAGTGGDEAAIFAGDLFRMYSRYADEQCWSVEILSESPGEHGGYKEIISRIVGRGAFSHFKFESGTHRVQRVPATEAQGRIHTSACTVAILPELDEAGEVEINPAELRIDTFRASGAGGQHVNKTDSAIRITHLPTGMVVECQDERSQHKNRSRALSLLKARLMAAERERREKAEAQSRKLQVGSGDRSERIRTYNFPQGRVTDHRINLTVYKLADVMSGQLEELIQPLQQEYQAEELSRLAD; this is encoded by the coding sequence ATGAAAGACTCGATACGCAAAAAACTGGAAACCCTCGCCGAACGCCATGAAGAAGTGAGCGCCATGCTCGCCGACGCATCCGTGATCGCCGATACCGCCCGGTTCCGGGAACTGTCCATGGAATATGCGCGGCTGGAACCCGTGGTATCGCGCTATCAGGGCTATATGCGCACCCTGATCGAGCGCAGCCAGGCGCAGGACATGGTCGACGGTACCGATCCGGAATTGCGGGAACTCGGCCGCGAGGAGCTTGCCAGCCTCGATGCGCGCATCGAACGCGAACAGGAGGAACTGGCCAAGCTGCTATTGCCCAAGGATATCCGCGACGACAGCAATATTTATCTGGAAATACGTGCCGGCACCGGGGGAGACGAAGCGGCGATCTTTGCCGGCGATCTGTTCCGCATGTATTCCCGCTACGCAGACGAACAATGCTGGAGCGTGGAGATACTCTCGGAAAGCCCCGGAGAACATGGCGGCTACAAGGAAATCATCAGCCGCATCGTCGGCCGCGGCGCCTTCTCGCATTTCAAGTTCGAGTCCGGTACGCACCGGGTGCAGCGCGTGCCGGCCACGGAAGCTCAGGGGCGCATCCATACCTCGGCCTGCACCGTCGCCATCCTTCCCGAATTGGATGAAGCCGGCGAGGTGGAAATCAATCCGGCCGAGTTGCGCATCGATACCTTTCGCGCCTCCGGCGCCGGCGGTCAGCACGTCAACAAGACCGATTCGGCGATCCGCATCACCCATCTGCCGACCGGAATGGTCGTGGAATGCCAGGATGAACGCTCCCAACACAAGAACCGGTCGCGCGCGCTGTCGCTGCTGAAAGCACGCCTGATGGCTGCGGAGCGCGAACGGCGTGAAAAGGCCGAAGCTCAATCGCGCAAGCTGCAAGTCGGTTCGGGCGATCGTTCCGAACGCATCCGTACCTACAATTTCCCGCAGGGTCGGGTCACCGACCATCGAATCAACCTGACCGTCTACAAGCTCGCGGACGTCATGAGCGGCCAGCTCGAGGAGCTGATCCAGCCCCTGCAGCAGGAATATCAGGCCGAGGAACTCTCCAGGCTGGCCGACTGA